The DNA window gctaacactgagggtaatagaaaggattatcaactgcgtctaaaccaatcagatttcagtatttaacatgaaagtataataaaatacattactGCATCACATGCCATAgtacattatatgatataataccatgtagtatcaaattatattgtatcatgtggtacaatattatataaatagtgcctgtttgggagggtaacagttgaaattgacactccgagaaaaccattgtcaaccgacgcgaagcggaggttgacaatggttttcgaggggtgtcaatttcaactgttatcctcccaaacaggcactatttattttgttatactgaatgtctgaattttaaaggaaacacatgcttttagataggaataacgtgaattctaaggcgaacTGTACGCGAATGATTTTTGCGCATCTAACAATTCGTAATGTtgcccgttgctaagtgcgtaaCTAaggctgagggtaatagaacagattatgaactgcgtctaaaccaatcagatttcagtatttaacatgaaagtataactgTTTTATATGTTACTATATATTGTATCATTGATATTATGTTATCAATGAAATGTATATAGATAGATAATGATTACACAATACAGTGTCATATCgtatgttacaatatcaaattgtatcatttatgataattaattacagtattattttgtatcatatgattttCGTTTATAATAGCATAGAATGTAatatcatatttctttttattgtgtTGATAGACATTGTATCTTTCAATACCATATGAAACGAAcaatatgattatcatacaatcttttaacatgatatatACTATATTGTGTCAAAAGAGTATCCATGAAATATCCAATTATGATTAACCaggatttttatataaaatgataaaggtggtctcataatgGTGATGCTTCATAAAGGTGTTGTCTCATCTCGGTTAGCTTTGTAATCTCTGACCACCTATATTTGTCTTTTGAtgtgatatatttgttatatatttcagTTGAAGTCACTTTGAAAGGACCTGTAAGTAATAATTAATTGAGTTCACTCAGTATTAAGTTTAAATTCCAACTAGGTATATATACTGCTTTGTtaacaaaaatcatgaaatttcccCTTCTCTTTGCTTGTCTATTTAGTTCTTGTGGATCCATTATAGAATATtccttttaaattattaattagtTCTTGTGGATATAGAATTTTctatttaaatgattaattatttttcaggTTGATCCTGTCACTGGAATGGTTATGAATATTGTGGACTTGAAGGTTTTCATGCAGGTGATTTACATATGTAAACTTAGTTATTTAGAGTTTATGTACcagtacaataaatattttaaagtcaCAAGAtcgagtcactcaggtgacttATTGCTATCTAGGTTTAGTTTTCTGCTTGCCATGCAGCGTAGTGATTGTTTTGACTGTCAAAAGTGGCATACACAGACatgtacagcaaaactcgtttataacgaatttcaagggaccatagaaaaaacttcgttatagccgtaattcgCTATACGTTTACAACGAAGtcgtaaaatatattatagcGAATTCGTTATAAGATAATTAGGGTTTTTCCGGCTTACAGTTTTCTAAACTATcgtaaattataaaattagtatttccgccatttacaaaaaatgtcaatataaccatttcatttcaatttttaaaaaaattccgtatactatttgaatttgagtattttttataggcatcttaaaattgcatgtttcttcaatgaaatttgaaatagaaaaaattcgttataaaaattaaaaatacgtTAACATTTTGCCAGCGGGGGTCttaaaattacttcgttatagccgtaaattcgttatagccgtgttcgttatatacatcaattttctataggtttatataagaaatttgccgggacatgaataataattcgctatagccgtaaattcgctatatccgtgtttgttatattcgagttttgctgtacCTGGATGGGAGAAAAAATGATGGACCAGACAGCAATTCAAACTCAGTCTCCCTGGGTTCTCGTTTAAGGTGCTCTACACTAAGCTATGTGCTGCTGGTATTTGAACCATGCAGTCTTACTGCCACACTCCtcacaatttaaaattatctttgatatcaaattttccCCTGACAGGAGCTAACCTTGTCAGTTCCAGAGGTTGGCACAGCACTAAATGTAACATGTTGGAAGAAAGACCAGGATAGACTCTATTCATGCGACCAAACTTCCGTTTTTCTGAATGTTCTTGTCAAATATTATGCTCTACACTGAGCTTTCTATATAGTCACAGTATTTGACACCTGTTACAGTGACTGTTCTGGCCATCACACGTCATTAAGCAAAAATGttgcaatttgattttttctccTGCTGTCTTTAGCTTCTTTTGAGGATATGCTTTTCTTCACACTTTTCATATTAATAGTACAGTGACTTTGTCTTGGCTGCTGGCAGTGTTGTGATACTTGCTCAGAATTTAGATCATAATTCTTTGAAtggaattaaaattttgaaaacttcaGAATGCcagatcatttatttttttcttgatccATTATCATGTACGTATACAGTAatacacggttatagcgaacacgcttataatgaaatGACGCTTatagcgaagtgaatttcattccccaagactttatttcatgttgtaaacttggcagatataacgaattacgcttataacgaagttgaatcgcccgtccctgggacttcggtttaagcgtgttttactgtattaactTACTTGCCATTTTTGAATCCAGTCTACTGGATTGTATTTTACTTGGGTGACTGCTAATTCAAGGCAGTACATGGGCGTCTTGTATCTTCTCAAGATGTAGATTCGGGAATAAGACAATTTTGgagaatttacatgtatgtatgattaTTCATTCTTCAGAAAGCTATAATGGAGACACTGGACCACAGGAATATAGACAAAGATGTACCATACTTCAAAGATAAAGTGAGGTGTGTATGTTCATGATCTTTTGTGCAATCCTTACATGAACAGAATACAGTATTTGTGTGTATTTTTGATTCTGAATTTACATTTCTATTATATTATTATGTGACAAGTATGTCCTAACCTATTTAACAGAATACTGAAGATttctttttacatgtacctactTATAATTTATTCTGCAACTTTGATGtttcatattaaattaattGTGAGGAATGCAGGGCCAATTAAAcccttaatacatgtattataatttcattaagtttacagttatcgggggggggggatgcAACATTTACACAAATATTAGTTCCTCGCCTTGAAATGAAGACTTAAGTTGGCAGCTagtgtattgtttttttataattcactcaaaaatgaatatatttttcacagCACAACAGAAAACCTTGCTGTATTTATCTGGAATGAGCTGCAAAAACACCTCCCTGCAAACTTGTTGTTTGAGGTCAAAATTCATGAAACAGAAAAGAATGTAGTTTACTATCGTGGAGATTTTCAATGATGTCTCTTCTTTACTAGCTGTCATTATTGTTTCAACCATTCAACTTATTATGTGTGAATATGTACCGGTGTACTTACTGATACTTCAACttttatattatttagtacatgtgTGTGTATATCAAATATGTTCCAGTAAAGAGTATAGATCACCCAGAGGACAAGATTCAGGTCTGGGACAGAGGGAGCTACATGTAGCTATGTAATATTTGATTGTGTGACTCTCTAAAAATACTGTCAATTCATATGTACATGCACTTGTAGTACCAAATAAGGGCATTACTAGTCATCTTTCAATTGGCATATAAAACATTGATTCATCAAACACATGTATCATTAGATTTCCTAAATTAAGAATCTCAAATGTTTTTTCTCGGCACCCATCgagtttgagatacatgtatttagccGCTTGActgtattttcatatatatatattaagctgTAGACATACCATGAGAACAAGCAAAGAACTTTTACATCATTTATATAATTGTGTGTAGATTgtgatttttgtaaacaacttttTATGTGTACATACATTTCCATTGTATTTATGGGTTTATGTTTACTCATTTGATGAAATCTGCAAAGCTTTGCATGtatttgtacattgttaatGCATATTGTGCAATACTGGTAATCCAGATCCTGGTTACCAGGATTTAGAAACTGAAAATCTCAATTCCTACTTCATTAATCCTTTTGTTCCCATGTATACTCGATCCCTTCATTGATAGGAAAACTCCTAAGTTAATGATCTTAATCAATGATCTGATTTGTAAGAGTCCAGTGGAACTTAACTGATCATTAGCTCGGGTGATGAGGCGGATGCAATCTAATTCTATTTTATCCGTCAATCATGCAACCATCCAGTTAATTGTGACTAAAAAAACCTTAAAAGTTTCAAGATCAGAGACAATGTACATTTATAGCTTAAATTTCATCTCTTTTgtatgtttgttatttttttgtctAACTTACATTTGTTGAATTGtattcatttttgttattttttgtcttACTTACATCGTTaaattgtattcattttttaccTTTCTTTTTACATgagctttattttaaaaaaaaactagcatAATATCTGTATTTGTATTGCAATATAACATTTACCGAGGTTCCTCAAGACCTAATGACTTACCGATACAttctgtaaaccaacttttattagCCTATGATAAATTGTTGCGTATTAACGAATATTTCTTGCTGCAAACCGGTCCTTGCTGTATGGTTGTTATAACAACGcaggtctggataaggctttGTCGCGAACCAGTTTATTGGAAGTTAACTGCAAAATTACATGTGTAATTTCTGCTTGTTCCCCTACCTTATTGTGATCGACAtacatatattatcaaaatattatataaatgttgATCCTCATGTATTATTATAGCTCTATACTGTagaatcatcattgttcatggggGACAAACATTTGTGGCTTTCTTCAGTATTAACCCTAggccacaaatttacatccctACGAACCTATATATAcacaatcatttgtttaatatttattatagtTATCCTGATTACACTACCAAAGAAATAACGTCCTCATGAACCAGGAAATATTTGGCTACCCACGAGCTTTGACCcccatgaataaaaatgattccacagtgattcacaaataatatacttattattcaaatacatgACTATAGTTACAAAGGCGTTggaactttttttgcaaagttagacctaaccattaggcacatagcaccATAGAGGGTTCAGCTTCCCCCCTTTACCTtgcaaagattgaaatattgacatGTTGGAGTCATATGTATACTaaaggattttcatgattttgggaattacggGTTTTTTCTGTTTGTCAAGGATTCTGAGGATTAATCTTTATCATACAGtattaaaagttttcaaaattattgtatgactttttggtttttttttaatcgaagCTGAATGTGACATATTTTGGAAACAAAATTTTACTACCGGTATTTGTCCTTTTCTTTTGCacagaaattgttaaaaataattcatgttCAGCATTGCAGATTCAACAATTTTAAGCAAACGGGTATAAACTTTTTGTGTACAATTGAAGTTGAGTCTATTGTTCTTGATCTTGGCTTCATTTCTAATTTTGTCCTCAATCTTAACTTCTCTACTTCTGATACCataaattaatgattaaatGGTCAAGTAATTGCCTGTTTCCTTTCAAACCGATAATCACTACATCGATAAAAGCAAAAAGACATTGTCACATTATTTCATCAATTTATTATGAGCACAATAGAAATTTACGTTACGCAAGTCtccattaataataattaaaaaaaaaaagcaaaataaggtACTATACTGAATGAAATATGTACAATAATGTTATTTACAAGGATTTACAtgtgagaaaatattaaaagtctTTACACATGTCTAagaacatgtataattatagaTACACTCTTGCACATAAAAAAGAAGCTGATACTTGTTATTAACACCAAACAAGTGGTGATGTTTGTTAATTTGTTAGCAAGATCTCTTGCACAGCGATCTGGTTTTTAGAAAACATTCAATACAAccaatttttcaaacaattgattcaaaataaaaaaaaagacaaaaaaaaaaaagaaaagaatttttcaGGACTTTGCCTGTCATCACATTAATGAGCTATGtacaatataatgatacaaCTAATAACATGTAAGCAATATTTGGGGGGTGAGGTGTTTTAAAATGACATGGAAACATACCCACATAAAACGTGGTTTTCTTTGATCTAGACAAAATGTGGCacgaaaaaaaaagttctttttaaACTTGGAAATACTGAGGAAATGTAGCATGTGATGGCGTGCACCAATTGTACTTATTTGTGCTGTCAATTAAGGCACAATCTCCCAATTCATTCACTGAAAACGAGCATCAAG is part of the Crassostrea angulata isolate pt1a10 chromosome 3, ASM2561291v2, whole genome shotgun sequence genome and encodes:
- the LOC128178783 gene encoding 6-pyruvoyl tetrahydrobiopterin synthase-like; amino-acid sequence: MQAPVVYITRIETFSACHRLHSLQLDEQENKAVFGKCNNPNGHGHNYKVEVTLKGPVDPVTGMVMNIVDLKVFMQKAIMETLDHRNIDKDVPYFKDKVSTTENLAVFIWNELQKHLPANLLFEVKIHETEKNVVYYRGDFQ